One window of the Shewanella maritima genome contains the following:
- the rph gene encoding ribonuclease PH — MRPSNRTPAQTRPITITRNFTAHAEGSVLVEFGDTKVLCTASFTEGVPRFLKGQGQGWVTAEYGMLPRSTHSRMDREAARGKQSGRTQEIQRLIGRSLRAAVDMKSLGENTIVIDCDVIQADGGTRTAAITGACVALVDALNWARGKGIIKTNPLKFLIAAVSVGIYEGEAISDLEYVEDSAAETDMNVVMTETGKIIEIQGTAEGEPFSHEELLELLALSKNSIREIVDVQKAALS; from the coding sequence ATGCGCCCTAGCAATCGTACTCCCGCTCAAACTCGTCCTATTACTATTACTCGTAACTTTACCGCTCATGCCGAAGGTTCTGTATTAGTTGAGTTTGGTGACACTAAAGTTCTGTGTACTGCGAGTTTTACTGAAGGCGTACCACGCTTCCTAAAAGGTCAGGGGCAAGGTTGGGTGACAGCCGAATACGGCATGCTACCACGCTCGACACACAGCCGTATGGACCGTGAAGCGGCCCGTGGTAAACAGTCTGGTCGTACACAAGAAATTCAACGCCTGATTGGCCGCTCATTGCGCGCGGCGGTTGATATGAAGTCACTAGGCGAAAATACCATTGTAATTGATTGTGACGTGATCCAGGCTGACGGTGGGACCCGTACAGCAGCGATTACCGGTGCATGTGTTGCTTTGGTTGATGCGCTTAATTGGGCGCGCGGTAAAGGTATTATCAAAACTAACCCGCTGAAGTTCCTGATTGCTGCAGTGAGTGTTGGCATTTATGAAGGTGAGGCAATTAGCGACCTTGAATATGTAGAGGATAGCGCTGCTGAAACAGATATGAATGTGGTGATGACTGAGACCGGTAAGATTATCGAGATCCAAGGTACTGCAGAAGGTGAACCATTTAGCCACGAAGAGCTATTGGAGCTACTTGCCCTGTCTAAAAACAGTATTCGTGAAATTGTCGATGTCCAAAAAGCAGCATTGAGCTAA
- the pyrE gene encoding orotate phosphoribosyltransferase, with the protein MKAYQREFIEFALERQVLRFGEFTLKSGRTSPYFFNAGLFNTGKDLARLGRFYAAALADSGIEFDLLFGPAYKGIPIATTTAVALCDHHDRDVPYCFNRKEAKTHGEGGNLVGSPLEGKVMLVDDVITAGTAIRESMEIINANDAKLAGVLIALDRQEKGKGELSAIQEVERDFGCEIVSIVKLADLISYLSEKPGMEAELASVSAYREQYGIE; encoded by the coding sequence GTGAAAGCCTATCAACGCGAGTTTATTGAATTTGCTCTAGAGCGCCAAGTATTACGTTTTGGTGAGTTCACCCTGAAATCTGGCCGTACAAGCCCTTATTTTTTCAATGCGGGTTTGTTCAACACGGGTAAGGATTTAGCGCGTTTAGGCCGCTTTTATGCAGCAGCGTTGGCGGATTCTGGTATCGAGTTCGATTTACTGTTTGGTCCTGCTTATAAAGGTATTCCTATTGCCACAACGACCGCAGTCGCTTTATGTGATCATCACGACCGTGATGTGCCTTATTGCTTTAACCGAAAAGAAGCGAAAACTCACGGCGAAGGTGGCAATCTAGTTGGTAGTCCGCTTGAGGGCAAAGTGATGCTGGTTGATGATGTGATCACCGCAGGTACTGCGATTCGTGAATCAATGGAAATCATTAACGCTAACGATGCCAAACTAGCGGGTGTGCTTATCGCCTTGGATCGTCAAGAGAAAGGTAAGGGCGAGCTTTCAGCTATTCAGGAAGTAGAGCGTGATTTTGGCTGTGAGATTGTCTCTATTGTTAAGCTGGCCGACCTAATTAGCTATCTTTCTGAAAAGCCAGGAATGGAGGCTGAACTCGCTTCAGTAAGTGCGTATCGCGAGCAGTATGGCATCGAGTAA
- a CDS encoding YicC/YloC family endoribonuclease, with translation MIQSMTAYARIEHKAQWGTASWEIRSVNQRFLETYLRLPEQFRSFEPVLRDRLRKRLNRGKVEVNLRYEIADDNSKELQLNKELAKQLLEAATWLKQEANQGELNLTDVLKWPGVLASAEQDMDAIGADLLKAFDNAVDQFIEARGREGSAIEQMLSTRLDGIMEQVAIVREHMPTVMQYQREKLTNRLAEVKGELDPARIEQEMVLLAQKQDVAEEMDRLEAHVTETRRILSKGGAQGRRLDFMMQEFNRESNTLASKSISSEVTAAAVEMKVLIEQMREQIQNAE, from the coding sequence ATGATCCAAAGCATGACCGCTTACGCTCGTATCGAGCACAAAGCACAATGGGGCACAGCCTCTTGGGAAATTCGTTCTGTAAACCAGCGTTTTCTTGAAACCTACTTACGTTTGCCTGAGCAGTTTCGTAGCTTTGAGCCGGTATTAAGGGATCGACTCAGAAAACGTCTTAACCGAGGTAAAGTCGAAGTCAACCTGCGTTATGAAATCGCAGACGATAACAGCAAAGAGCTGCAACTTAATAAAGAACTGGCTAAACAACTTCTTGAAGCTGCTACTTGGTTAAAACAAGAAGCCAATCAAGGCGAATTAAATCTAACAGATGTACTGAAATGGCCAGGCGTATTAGCAAGCGCAGAGCAGGACATGGATGCCATTGGCGCCGACCTCCTCAAAGCATTTGATAACGCCGTAGATCAGTTTATTGAAGCGCGCGGTCGTGAAGGCTCAGCCATTGAGCAAATGCTTAGTACGCGCCTAGATGGCATCATGGAGCAAGTCGCTATTGTCCGTGAGCACATGCCAACGGTAATGCAATATCAACGTGAAAAACTAACCAACCGCCTTGCAGAAGTAAAAGGTGAACTAGATCCAGCCCGTATCGAGCAAGAAATGGTGCTACTTGCACAAAAGCAAGACGTAGCCGAAGAAATGGATCGTTTAGAAGCGCACGTAACTGAAACACGTCGTATTCTGAGTAAAGGCGGTGCACAAGGCCGTAGACTTGATTTCATGATGCAAGAGTTCAACCGTGAATCGAACACGCTAGCATCGAAATCTATAAGCTCAGAAGTAACAGCCGCAGCGGTAGAAATGAAAGTGCTTATTGAACAAATGAGAGAGCAAATTCAAAACGCTGAATAG
- the secA gene encoding preprotein translocase subunit SecA has protein sequence MLGKLLTKVFGSRNDRTLKSLGKVVKKINALEAEYEQYSDEQLKAKTAEFRERIGAGESLDAIMAEAFATVREASKRVFEMRHFDVQLLGGMVLDSNRIAEMRTGEGKTLTATLPAYLNGLTGKGVHIITVNDYLARRDAENNRPLFEFLGLSVGINVAGLGQAEKKEAYGSDITYGTNNEFGFDYLRDNMAFSPQERVQRPLHYALIDEVDSILIDEARTPLIISGAAEDSSELYIKVNTLIPSLIRQDKEDTEDYVGEGDFTVDEKAKQVHLTERGQEKVEALLVEREMLSEDDSLYSASNISLLHHVYAALRAHTLFERDVDYIIQDGDVVIVDEHTGRTMPGRRWSEGLHQAVEAKEGVNIQNENQTLASITFQNYFRQYEKLAGMTGTADTEAFEFQHIYGLDTVVVPTNRPMVRDDMADLVYLTAGEKYQAIIKDIQGCRERGQPVLVGTVSIEQSELLATLLKQAKIPHNVLNAKFHEKEADIVAQAGRLGAVTIATNMAGRGTDIVLGGNWNMEVAALQEPTDEQIAKIKADWQIRHDEVVAAGGLHILGTERHESRRIDNQLRGRAGRQGDAGSSRFYLSMEDSLMRIFASERVSGMMKKLGMEEGEAIEHPWVSRAIENAQRKVEQRNFDIRKQLLEYDDVANDQRQVVYSQRNELMDTDSIEDTIRNIEQDVITSTIDQYIPPQSVEELWDVEGLEQRLQNEFNIALPVKDWLEKEDDLHEETLRERILEAWTTSYKAKEEMVGEQVLRQFEKAVMLQTLDGLWKEHLSAMDHLRQGIHLRGYAQKNPKQEYKRESFELFQQMLESLKHDVISILSKVQVQAQSDVDEMEQRRREEQEKIQRDYQHAAAQALAEGEDTVPQGPRTVVRDGQKVGRNDPCPCGSGKKYKQCHGKLS, from the coding sequence ATGTTAGGTAAATTACTGACAAAAGTATTTGGAAGTCGCAACGACCGTACCTTGAAAAGCCTTGGCAAGGTTGTCAAAAAGATCAATGCCCTAGAAGCTGAATACGAGCAATATTCTGACGAACAACTAAAAGCGAAAACAGCAGAATTCCGCGAGCGTATTGGAGCTGGTGAATCATTGGATGCGATTATGGCAGAAGCCTTCGCAACCGTGCGTGAAGCATCTAAGCGTGTATTTGAAATGCGTCATTTTGACGTGCAGTTACTTGGTGGCATGGTACTCGATAGTAACCGTATCGCCGAAATGCGCACCGGTGAAGGTAAAACCCTAACAGCTACCTTACCTGCGTATTTAAATGGTTTAACAGGTAAAGGCGTTCATATTATTACCGTGAACGATTACCTAGCGCGTCGTGATGCTGAAAATAATCGTCCTCTATTTGAGTTCCTTGGTTTAAGCGTAGGTATTAACGTTGCTGGTCTTGGCCAAGCTGAGAAGAAAGAAGCTTACGGCTCAGACATTACTTACGGTACCAACAATGAATTTGGTTTCGATTATCTGCGCGACAACATGGCGTTTTCACCGCAAGAGCGAGTGCAGCGTCCACTACACTACGCACTAATCGATGAAGTTGACTCGATTCTTATCGATGAAGCTCGTACTCCGCTTATTATTTCTGGTGCTGCAGAAGATAGCTCTGAACTCTACATTAAGGTCAACACCTTAATTCCAAGCCTGATCCGCCAAGATAAAGAAGACACTGAAGATTATGTTGGCGAAGGTGACTTCACTGTTGATGAAAAAGCAAAACAGGTTCATTTAACTGAGCGCGGCCAAGAAAAGGTTGAAGCACTGTTAGTTGAGCGTGAGATGTTATCTGAAGACGACTCGCTATACTCGGCTTCTAATATTTCACTACTGCATCACGTATATGCAGCGCTTCGTGCTCACACCTTATTCGAGCGTGACGTTGATTACATCATTCAAGACGGTGACGTTGTAATTGTTGATGAGCACACAGGTCGTACTATGCCTGGTCGTCGCTGGTCAGAAGGTTTACACCAGGCCGTAGAAGCCAAAGAAGGTGTCAACATTCAAAATGAAAACCAAACGCTAGCTTCCATTACCTTCCAGAATTACTTCCGTCAATACGAGAAGTTAGCGGGTATGACAGGTACTGCAGACACTGAAGCGTTTGAGTTCCAGCACATCTATGGTCTAGATACAGTTGTTGTTCCAACTAACCGCCCTATGGTTAGGGATGACATGGCTGACTTGGTTTACCTAACTGCAGGTGAGAAATATCAAGCCATCATCAAAGACATCCAAGGTTGTCGTGAGCGTGGTCAGCCTGTACTTGTTGGTACCGTGTCGATTGAGCAATCAGAATTGCTGGCGACGTTACTAAAGCAAGCCAAGATCCCTCATAACGTACTTAATGCCAAGTTCCATGAAAAAGAAGCTGACATCGTCGCCCAAGCCGGCCGTTTAGGTGCAGTGACTATTGCAACTAACATGGCAGGTCGTGGTACCGATATCGTGTTAGGTGGTAACTGGAATATGGAAGTGGCAGCACTTCAAGAACCAACTGACGAGCAAATCGCTAAGATCAAAGCTGATTGGCAAATCCGTCATGATGAGGTGGTTGCTGCAGGTGGTCTACACATTCTTGGTACAGAGCGTCATGAATCTCGCCGTATCGATAACCAGCTACGTGGTCGTGCTGGTCGTCAAGGTGATGCAGGTTCATCTCGTTTTTACTTGTCGATGGAAGATAGCTTAATGCGTATCTTCGCCTCTGAGCGCGTATCTGGCATGATGAAAAAGCTAGGTATGGAAGAAGGTGAAGCGATTGAGCATCCATGGGTATCGCGTGCAATTGAAAACGCGCAACGTAAAGTAGAGCAACGTAACTTCGATATCCGTAAGCAATTACTTGAGTACGACGATGTTGCTAACGATCAACGCCAAGTTGTGTACTCACAGCGTAATGAGCTGATGGACACAGATAGCATCGAAGATACTATCCGTAACATTGAGCAAGATGTGATTACTAGCACCATCGATCAGTACATTCCGCCGCAATCTGTTGAAGAGCTATGGGACGTGGAAGGTCTAGAGCAACGTCTGCAAAATGAGTTTAACATTGCACTACCTGTAAAAGACTGGTTAGAGAAAGAAGACGATCTTCACGAAGAGACCTTACGTGAGCGTATTCTTGAAGCTTGGACGACTTCTTACAAAGCTAAAGAAGAAATGGTTGGCGAGCAGGTTCTACGTCAATTCGAAAAAGCTGTCATGTTGCAAACGTTAGATGGTCTTTGGAAAGAGCACTTATCTGCAATGGATCATCTACGCCAAGGTATCCACTTACGTGGTTACGCGCAAAAGAACCCTAAGCAAGAATATAAGCGTGAATCTTTTGAACTATTCCAGCAAATGCTAGAAAGCCTTAAGCATGACGTGATCAGTATTCTGTCTAAGGTACAAGTTCAAGCTCAGTCAGATGTTGATGAAATGGAGCAGCGTCGCCGCGAAGAGCAAGAGAAGATCCAGCGTGACTACCAACATGCAGCCGCTCAAGCGTTAGCTGAAGGTGAAGATACGGTTCCTCAAGGTCCACGCACTGTGGTGCGCGATGGACAGAAAGTTGGTCGTAATGATCCTTGTCCTTGTGGTTCTGGTAAGAAGTATAAGCAATGCCACGGCAAGCTATCTTAA